The window GGCGGGCTTTTTTGAGCATGGCGGCAGCGGCGGCACCGCGATCGCCATAGACGATGATACGCTTGACCCGTTCGGGGATGGCGACAAGCCCAAGGCGTTCGACCCCGCCCAGCGCCCAGGTGGGCGTTCCGAACCAGGCCATTGCTGAAAGGGCGTCCTCGATGCCTTCGGCAAGGCCAAGCTCCTCGCCGGCCGGCGCCAGACGAATGGCCGCGTCGCCGAGAAGGCCAAGGGCAATCTTCGGCTTTGGCATGGGTTTGTGCAGGATGTCGGCGAGATCGAGGCAGGTCCGCTGGACGGCGACAACCCCCAGATCATTCTCGACCGCGGCGATCATCGCCGGAAAGAACCGGCGGCGCTCACCGGCCCCGACGATGGTGCGCGGGTTGTAGCGCAGGCAACGCGGATAGGGAGGCGGCAGACCGCGCGCCGCCAGATAATCGGCCGCTGGAGATCCGGCGATGGGCTGGCTCGCCTTCCATAGGCGAAGTGCAAGAGCGCGATGGTCCGCGGCCGCCTTCGGGCGCGGCATTGTGAGCGGCTCCGCATCGTGAAGTTTGCGCCGGCGCAAAGCAGC is drawn from Sphingobium cloacae and contains these coding sequences:
- a CDS encoding DUF7146 domain-containing protein yields the protein MPIAAPHRAKAIVEALGGIWRGTRGECRCPAHNDHGPSLSVRLGERAILFHCFAGCDTRDVLAALRRRKLHDAEPLTMPRPKAAADHRALALRLWKASQPIAGSPAADYLAARGLPPPYPRCLRYNPRTIVGAGERRRFFPAMIAAVENDLGVVAVQRTCLDLADILHKPMPKPKIALGLLGDAAIRLAPAGEELGLAEGIEDALSAMAWFGTPTWALGGVERLGLVAIPERVKRIIVYGDRGAAAAAMLKKARPHLTANGRELVLRLPERHADWNDAWRVRRAAEAA